ACACACACCAAGGTGAAACTATGACGATACTGCTTTTGATTTTGATGGCCGCTTCGATCACTTTGTTTATTACGAAAGCGCGGCATCCTTCCGCCTACTGGATGGGACTCGTGCTGCTCGGCTGGTTTCTCAGCATGTCCGGACTTGTGCTGTTCATCGCGAAGTACGGAGGTTTTTATTACAAAGTCAATATCGTGCTTTTCTTTAACGACTTTATCCGCAACGCGCTGCTGCACGCCCCGCTTTCGATCGACGCGATCAGCCGGATGATCACGATTGGCCGTTCGTTGTTCATTTTCAGCCTGACCGGACTTTCCGTCACGCTGTTCTACTATCGGCCGTTCCGCCGGCTTTGGAAGGTGTACGCCCTGAACGCTCTGCTGCCGCTGGCGAACATCATCTTCTATGATCCGATCGTCTACAGGTGGTCGCTCGGCGTAATCGCCCGCGAATGGACGTACCCGATCAGTTGGATCACCCGCGGGTGGCTGCTCGTATCCGCATTCGTCGCCGTCGCGCTGATGATTTGGAGATACCGCCGGATTACGATTCCCTGGTTTAAACATCAGGTGAAATATGTGATGCTCGGGGTTTTTGCACTGATCCTGTTTTATTTTTATCTCGGCTTTATGGGACCGCTGCAGGTTACCGACATCCGTACGTATTACGTGCTCTATTCGGATTTTTCCAACTTTAACCCGCCGCTGACGATTGCCGAGTGGTACATCAGCATCGGCATCACCGGCCTTCTTTCCGTGGTGAGCATCATTTTCATCTGGAAGTATACCGAAGTGGACAAAAAACTCGGCCAGCTGAACCTTCATTTGGAGCGAAAGCTGAAAACGGCCGATATGGGCACCAAAGTATTCACGCACGCGATCAAAAACCAGCTGCTGATGCTGCAGCTTCTGCTGAACCGGACGCAAGCTTCGCTCGAAACCGCGCCCGCGTCCGCAGCGCCCTCCGAGGTACCCGAGCATATCGGCAAAATGTCGGCCATCGTCAGCGAAACGCTGAACCGGCTCGATCAGCTGTATAACTCGTTCAAAACGACTTACCTGCAAATGAAACCGGTTTCGAGCCGCGACCTGCTGAATATGCTGCTCAAAAAGGTGCAGGTTCCGCCAAACATCGACCTTCTCACGGTGCACGCTTCCGGGGAACCGCTTGTGCTGGTCGACGAAAGCCATATGGTCGAAGCGCTGTCCAACGCCGTGATCAATGCCTTTGAAGCAATCGGCAAAGACCGGCGCGGCTCGGTAAAAATCCACGCTTACACGGAAAACAACTGGTTCATCGTGAAAATCGAAGACGACGGGATCGGGATGAATGCCGAGCAGCTGGAGCTGATTTTCGATCCGTTTTATACGAATAAAAATACGAACAAAAACTGGGGCGTCGGGCTCTCCTATGTTCGGCAAATCGTTCATGGCCATTACGGACATGTTCATGTGGAGAGCACTCCCGGCGTCGGCAGCGTATTTCAGTTTATGCTTCCGGTCTATTTGCACGAATACCGCAGCCCGGGGACAGACGTTTCATCCTAACTGGAGGGGGACTTGACATGACAGAACCGATACGGGTGCTGATCGCAGAAGATTTGGAGGTATTGAGGGAGCATTTTGCCCAATTGGTGCGCGGCGAAAGCGGTTTGACCCTGGTCGGTCAGGCGTCGAGCGGCAAGGAAGCCTGCCTGATGGCCCGGACCTATCGGCCGGATGTGATTTTGATGGACATCGAGATGGACGTCAAACACGACGGCATCATGGCGGCCAAAACGATACTGGAAGAACTCCCCGGCACGCGCATCGTTTTTCTTACCGTTCACGAGGACGACGAAACCGTATTCGGCGCATTTGAAGCCGGCGCGGTCGATTATGTGCTGAAAACGGCGCAACCCGCTGAAATCGTCAACAGCATTTATTCCGCCAAAGCGGGAAACTCCCCGATCCGTCCGGAAATCGCCTATAAAATCCGCAGCGAGTTCACCCGGATACGACGCAGCGAAGCGAAGATGTTCGAGGCGATGACGCTGCTCTCCCAGCTGACGCCGACGGAAATGGAAATCGTCGATCTTCTTCTCGAGGATCGGAAAATAACGGAAATCGCCCAAGCCCGAAATGTGGAGATATCGACGGTGAAAACGCAGATTAACGGCATTTTGCGAAAATTCGGCAAACGCCGAACCAAGGAAGTAACCCGGCTGATTCGCGAACTGAACGTCACTCATTTGTTCCATAACGTAAAAAGAGGGAACTGATCCTTGGATCGGTTCCCTCTTTTTGCAGCGCCGCCGTTATTTAACGACTTTTAAATACGGATCCTTGCTGACGAATTTGTCTGCGGGTACGACCTCCGTCAATTTCTCGCCTTGTACAAACAGTTTTTCCAGATTTTCGAACCATTTGCCCACCGTTCCGTCTTTGAAATAATCGATTTGTTTCTTCGAATCGATCCACTCGGTTGTATCGACTTGCACCTTAAGCGAATCCTCCGGCACTTGCGTAAACTTCGCCGTCATCTTGACCGCTTCGTCGATGTTTTGAATCCGGTAATCGTTGGCTTTCGCCCACGCCGCCAAAAATTTCTCGACCAGCTCCGGTTTTTCCTTCAAGAACTTGGGATTCACCACCCAGCTTTGCGGGAAGACGTACTCCGGGAAAAACGTCTTGTTGTCGCCCAGCTTCACGATGTTGTCTTTACCCACCTGCTTCTCGATTTCCACGGTATACGGGGACCAGATCGCAACGGCGTCTACTTTGCCCGAAACAAATGCGCTGACGGCACCCGCGACGTCCATATTCACGATATTGACGTTGGACGGTTTCAGGCCCCCCTTCTCGATGCCCAGGTTGAGAATCATTTCGCCGGAAGTGCCTTTCGGAACGCCGACGGTTTTCCCTTTTAAATCTTTCCAATCTTTGATGTTCGATTTTTTCGTCGCAAATACCATATCGCCGGTATTCAAGCTGTCGATCGCGATAATGTTGCCCTTGCCCTGTGCCGCCAAAAACGCCGCACCCGGCCCGATATAGGCGATATCGATGTCGCCGGAAGCCATCGCCTGAAATTCGGGCGGCCCGCTCAAAAATTTAACCGCATTCACTTTTATGCCGGCTTCCTTGAAAAAGCCTTTTTCCTCTCCGATCACGATCGGAGTGGCTCCGTGCATGTCGGGCATGTACGCCACGTTGATGGTCGGCGCCTCTTTAGGCGCTTGAGTTTGCGTCGGTGCGGCTGTCGGCGCGCCTTGGCCGGACGCGCCGGGAGCGGTACCCGAGCCGCATGCGCTCAGCAAAACAAGCGTAGAAAGGAGCAGCGCTCCGGAAGCAAAAGCTTTTTTCGTGTTGCGGACAAAATGAAACATGTGACATCCATCCCCTTTTTAATTTACTTTTTCACTTCCAAATATTCTTTGTATACTTTCGCCCAAATGTCGTTTTTAATTTGCGAAAAACGCTCCTGCAGTTTCGTCTCCTGATTGCGCGGATAAGGAATGTCGACGTCCACGATCTCTTTGATCCGACCGGGGCGGGCGCTCATGATGATCACCTTCTGCGCCAAAATAACCGCTTCCTCCACATCATGGGTAATAAAAAAGCATGTTTTTTTCTCGCTTTCCCACGTATGCAGCAGCTCTTCCTGCAGCTGCGCCCGCGTCTGCGCATCGAGAGCTCCGAACGGTTCGTCCATCAGCAGCACTTCCGGCTCGGCCGCATAAGCTCTGGCGATCGCCACCCGCTGCTTCATTCCCCCCGACAACTCCTTCGGATAGGCGTTAACGAAGTCCTTCAGGCCGACGAGCTCCAGGTACTTCTCCGCTTTTTCGCGCCGTTCGCGCGGATTCATGCCTTTCAGCTTCAGGCCGAATTCCACATTTTTGAGGACCGTCTTCCAGGGGAATAACGCATATTGCTGGAATACGACACCGCGTTCCTTGCCCGGCCCGGTCACTTCCACTCCGTCCACCTTCACGGAGCCGGAGCTCGATTCCTCCAGTCCGGCGATGATGTTAAGCAGCGTTGTTTTGCCGCAGCCGCTGGGACCCACGACGCAGATGAACTCGTTGGGCTGTATCGTCAGGTTCACCTGCTGCAGCGCTACGACGTCCCCTTGCCGCCCCTGGTAAATTTTCGATAAGCCGGCTATTTCGATTTTCGGCCGGCTGTTTGCCGCCAAATCTAGGACTTCCGCAGTTCTTGCCACCCTGTCAGCTTCCTTTCCAAATAAAGTACGCCCTTATCCATCGCATATCCGATAAGTCCGATGACGACAATCCCCAATATAATCAGATCCATGCGAAAATACAACCCGGCTTCCATAATCATGTTGCCAAGGCCCTTCGAAGCGCCGGTCAGCTCCGCTGCGACAAGCGTCGTCCAGGCGCTCGCGAGGCCGAGCCGCACTCCGACCAGAATGTACGGAAACGAAGCCGGTACGACGACTTCCAGAAATATCGCGCGATCGGTCGCGCCCAGTACCCGGGCCGCCTTGATCAATGTGGGGTCCACATTGCGGACGCCTTGATAAATGGAGATGACCATCACCAAAAAAGTCGCGACAAAAATAACGGTAATTTTTGCCCCTTCCCCTACCCCTTGGGCCACGATGACGAGCGGAATGAGAGCGATCGGCGGAATCGTCCGGAAAAACTGGATCCACGGTTCGATCAGCCCGCGCAAGGTGCGGTACCAGCCCATAAGAAACGCAACCGGGATGGCCGCGATGAGGCCGAGCAAAAATCCGCCGATCACCCGGAACAGGCTGGCGTAAATGTTGTTCCAAAGCCGGCCGCTGGTTAACTCCGTTGAAAAAGTTTTCAGAATCGTCAGCGGATTCGAGATGATCGCCCCTACGGTCGGAATCACCGACAAAAGCGACCATACCGCGATGCCGAGCACGAGCGAAACCGCCACCATGACACCCGGCGGGATACGGTTCCAAACAGGCTCACGGTTTATGTTTCGAGCGGATATTTTCTGCGTGTTGTTCATGTTATGTTCCTTCCTCTATCCAAAATCTATCGAAAATCGGTTCATGCCCCGTAGGCGGATCTGAGGGACTCGCTTCCGTACTTTAAGGCGAGTATTTCCGCGGATTCATGCCAGCCGTCACGGTGGAGACGGCGCACCCAATCGTCTACCGTCATATATTTCCACGGTCCGGTTTCGATCACTTTTTGCAGCGGATCGACTTTCCGGCCGGCCCGGTAAACGTGCTCCTGCATCCATTCCATCAAGCGGTGGTCCATTTCCTTCACCACGTCGGGGTACATGGAAGCCACATTGTTCGTTTGGTACGGGTCGTTTTCCATATCGAACAAGGACACTTCCGGAAAATCGAACAAACCGGTGTGGTACGTCCGAATATACGACCATTTGCGGTCGCGGACGGCGCGCTGGCATACGTATAAGGCGTGATCCATGACGAGATAATCTCTGCCCTGCCAATGTTCGCCTTTTAGGGCGGGAACAAAGGATTGTCCGTCCCAGCCGGAAGGAATCGGCAAACCGGCCATGTCCACGATCGATGCGATCACATCGACATTATAGATAAACCCGTCCACGACTTGCCCCGGCTGCGTCAATCCCGGCACTTTTACGATCAGCGGAATATGGTGTACGGACTCGGAGGCGTTGGCATGCTCCATATATACGCCGTGTTCCCCCATCGACTCCGCATGGTCGGCGCTGATGATAAAGCAAACTTCGTCGCGGATGCCCAGCTCCTCGAGCGTTTCCAGCAGCTGTCCGATATGTTTGTCCATATAATAAATGCCGCCGTCATATCCGTTGATCAGATGAGCGAAATCGTCCCGGTTTCGGATCTGCTCCGGCATCGTCTCGGGGAAGCGATCGGCCCAGTGAAGGAATGTGGCGGATCGCGGAAAGCTGGCCTTCCTGTGCTCCTGGATCGTCTCTTCGTCCGGGAACGCTTTCACCGGTTCGCCGATCCATTGATCCGCATATTCCTTGGGGTAAGTGTACAGCGTATGCGGATCCCAATACTGAATATGAAGAAAATAGTTGTCCTCTTTCCCATGGGCTTTCAGCCACGGGATCACCGCATCGTTGACTTCGTTGGCATCCTCGTTGCCTTCCTTCAAGGAATGCGTATGCATCTCGTTCCATCCGGCAAAATACCACCAGGCGTGGTGCCGGTCTCCGAACGAAGAGAACGATACCGTTTTATATCCGGCTTTGCGCAAATATCTCGTAAAAAACGGAACGGTCTCGCTATGTCCGTCTCCCTCCGGATATTCGAACTCGCAGCCGGGCCCCCAGTGCGTCAGTGCGCCGTGATTGACGCCGAAGCGGCCTGACATGAAGCTGGCCCTCGAAGGTACGCATGGAGACGATGCGCAGTAGCAGTCGTTAAAACGGGCGCCTTCGGCAGCGATTTGATCGATATTCGGCGTCGTATTTCGATGATAGCCGTAGCAGCCCATATGATCGGGACGAAGCGAATCGATGTCGATGTAGATGATTCTCATATAACCCCTCCTGGTCAGCAAACAATTGCATCTGCAAACGCTTTCTGTTTTCGTTTACATTGTATCCTACCCTTGAGGAGCCGGTAAGTTTGAAATTTTTTCAACCTTTTCGATATGTGACCCCCGGAAAGAAGCAAACACCCCCTGCACATCTGCAGGGGGTGTTTGTTCAGCCTGTTGAAAAACCCAACAGGCTACTTTTTCGTTCAATATCTTTAACAAATTACCGCGTTAATATGTTATAATGTAAATATACTCTTAAGGCGGTGGATCCTATGCTTCGCTCTAATCCGAATGTCCAAAATGAATATGAATTGGTGTGTATCGAGGAACTGGTTCATCCAGATCATCCTCTTCGTAAAGTACATAAGCATATCGACTTTTCCTTTATTCTCGACTTAGTCCGTCCTTATTACTGCGAGGATAATGGACGTCCCTCGGCAGATCCCATCATGCTTTTCAAGATGCTATTGATCGGGTATCTTGACGGCATTCGCTCCGAACGACGGTTGGAAAGAGAGGTTTTCTCTAATAATGCTTATCGATGGTTTCTGGGGCTTGGGCTCAAGGATCGCGTGCCGGATCATAGCACCCTTAGCTACTTTCGTGAACGTCTTCAAGAAGGCGATGTACTTCAACAAATCTTCGACCGGGTCGTTCTGCTTGCTATTCAACATCGTCTCGTTGCCGGTCGGGTACTTATCACCGACTCAACTCATCTTAAGGCCAATGCGAATAAACGAAAGTTTGTTCAAGAGGAAGTAACCAAGAGTACGAAGGCCTACATGGAAGAACTGGACGAAGCAATTCGTGCCGATCGCGAGGCTCATGGAAAAAAGCTTTAAAGCCACGAGAGGAGGTGGAAGAAACCAAACTAACGAAGGTAAGCACAACCGATCCGGAGAGCGGTTATATGGTGCGGGACGGTAAGCCGGAAGGCTTTTTCTATCTCGATCATCGGACCGTCGACCACAAATACAACATCATCATGGATGTCCACGTCACTGCCGGCAATGTTCACGATTCTGTCCCTTACATAGAGCGTTTGGAACATATCATCAAGAAGTTTAAATTCGAAAAAACACTGGAAGCCGTCGCACTGGATGCAGGTTACTTCACGTCGCACATTTGCAAAAAGCTTCAAGACAAGAAAATATACGCGGTCATCGGAGGTAGAGCCTTTACCCCAGTTAAAGGATTAATGGCTAAGTGGCGATTTAAGTATGATGCGGAGAACAATGTGTATATATGTCCACAAAAACACGAATTGAAATATACGACAACGGATCGCGAAGGCTACAGACAGTATAAGTCGGATCCGAATCATTGTGCGAACTGCCCCATGCTCAAAGAATGTACCCGGTCCCGGAATCACCAAAAAGTCATCACCAGGCATGTATGGCAGGATAGTAAAGAGTGGGTAAAACAAAACGGTAGAAGCAAGTCCGGCAAATATCTCTACCGCTTACGATACCAGACGATTGAGCGAAGCTTCGCGGATGCCAAAGAGCTCCATGGGCTTCGCTACTGCCGGTTCCGCGGCCGAAACAAAGTGCAGCAGCAAGCATTACTGACTGCACTATGTCAAAACATTAAAAAGATCGCCAATATCCTGGCTAAAAGGGCCGGATAAGAGGCGATCTTCTATTTTTAGGGCTAAATTCAAAAAATGATCCTACAAAAGCCCCGAAAAACCGGGGCTTTGTCAACAATCTGAGCAAACACCCCCTGCACATCTGCAGGGGGTGTTTGTTCGAACCTATTATTTTTTGATGGCTTTCAAAATGACTGTTGCCGCTTCGGCGCGGGTTGCATTCGCTTTAGGCTTGAACGTTCCGTTTTCGTAACCGTTCAACAAGCCGCTCGCTGCTGCGGAAGCTACCGCATCTTTGGCCCAGCCCGCGATATCTGCGTTATCCGCAAATGCTTTTCCGCCGGATGCAGCCGGGAGCTTGGCCGCACGCGCAATCATCACCGCCATTTGCTCGCGGGTGATCAGGTCGTCGGGACCGAAGGCGGTATCGCTGTATCCCGTGATGATGTCGTAGGCCGCCGCGGTTTCAATCGACTTTTTCGCCCAATGACCGGCCGTATCGGCAAAACCTTTTCCGCTCTTCTCCTGCAGCTTGAGCGCTTTGACGATGACTGCGGCAAATTCGGCGCGGGTGATGTTTTTCTCCGGACCGAACGTACCGTTCGGATATCCGTCGATCGCCCCGTTCTTCACGAGCTCGCGGATGTTAGTTTCCGCCCAGTGTCCTTTAATGTCGGAAAGCTCGACGGAAGGTGCGGATCCGTCCGCAGTATCTTCAGCTTGTTTTTCCTTGGCAAGGACGGCAAACTTCGTGAAATGGCTGACCGATCCGGATACGGATGCATTGTCGGCGTCTACCGCAGGATTGCCGAGTTCGATCCATTTTTTCGCTGTTTCGTCCAGCCAGTAGATGGACACCGTCCATTTGGTCAAGTCAACCTTCATCTTATCGAACGGCATCGTTATCGTAACCGGCTTCGTGAATTCGCCTTCCTTGTCCTTCTTGATCTCGAACACGTCGCT
The window above is part of the Paenibacillus hamazuiensis genome. Proteins encoded here:
- a CDS encoding response regulator transcription factor, with protein sequence MTEPIRVLIAEDLEVLREHFAQLVRGESGLTLVGQASSGKEACLMARTYRPDVILMDIEMDVKHDGIMAAKTILEELPGTRIVFLTVHEDDETVFGAFEAGAVDYVLKTAQPAEIVNSIYSAKAGNSPIRPEIAYKIRSEFTRIRRSEAKMFEAMTLLSQLTPTEMEIVDLLLEDRKITEIAQARNVEISTVKTQINGILRKFGKRRTKEVTRLIRELNVTHLFHNVKRGN
- a CDS encoding sensor histidine kinase → MTILLLILMAASITLFITKARHPSAYWMGLVLLGWFLSMSGLVLFIAKYGGFYYKVNIVLFFNDFIRNALLHAPLSIDAISRMITIGRSLFIFSLTGLSVTLFYYRPFRRLWKVYALNALLPLANIIFYDPIVYRWSLGVIAREWTYPISWITRGWLLVSAFVAVALMIWRYRRITIPWFKHQVKYVMLGVFALILFYFYLGFMGPLQVTDIRTYYVLYSDFSNFNPPLTIAEWYISIGITGLLSVVSIIFIWKYTEVDKKLGQLNLHLERKLKTADMGTKVFTHAIKNQLLMLQLLLNRTQASLETAPASAAPSEVPEHIGKMSAIVSETLNRLDQLYNSFKTTYLQMKPVSSRDLLNMLLKKVQVPPNIDLLTVHASGEPLVLVDESHMVEALSNAVINAFEAIGKDRRGSVKIHAYTENNWFIVKIEDDGIGMNAEQLELIFDPFYTNKNTNKNWGVGLSYVRQIVHGHYGHVHVESTPGVGSVFQFMLPVYLHEYRSPGTDVSS
- a CDS encoding IS1182 family transposase (programmed frameshift), whose amino-acid sequence is MLRSNPNVQNEYELVCIEELVHPDHPLRKVHKHIDFSFILDLVRPYYCEDNGRPSADPIMLFKMLLIGYLDGIRSERRLEREVFSNNAYRWFLGLGLKDRVPDHSTLSYFRERLQEGDVLQQIFDRVVLLAIQHRLVAGRVLITDSTHLKANANKRKFVQEEVTKSTKAYMEELDEAIRADREAHGKKPLKPREEVEETKLTKVSTTDPESGYMVRDGKPEGFFYLDHRTVDHKYNIIMDVHVTAGNVHDSVPYIERLEHIIKKFKFEKTLEAVALDAGYFTSHICKKLQDKKIYAVIGGRAFTPVKGLMAKWRFKYDAENNVYICPQKHELKYTTTDREGYRQYKSDPNHCANCPMLKECTRSRNHQKVITRHVWQDSKEWVKQNGRSKSGKYLYRLRYQTIERSFADAKELHGLRYCRFRGRNKVQQQALLTALCQNIKKIANILAKRAG
- a CDS encoding ABC transporter permease, translated to MNNTQKISARNINREPVWNRIPPGVMVAVSLVLGIAVWSLLSVIPTVGAIISNPLTILKTFSTELTSGRLWNNIYASLFRVIGGFLLGLIAAIPVAFLMGWYRTLRGLIEPWIQFFRTIPPIALIPLVIVAQGVGEGAKITVIFVATFLVMVISIYQGVRNVDPTLIKAARVLGATDRAIFLEVVVPASFPYILVGVRLGLASAWTTLVAAELTGASKGLGNMIMEAGLYFRMDLIILGIVVIGLIGYAMDKGVLYLERKLTGWQELRKS
- a CDS encoding ABC transporter substrate-binding protein; protein product: MFHFVRNTKKAFASGALLLSTLVLLSACGSGTAPGASGQGAPTAAPTQTQAPKEAPTINVAYMPDMHGATPIVIGEEKGFFKEAGIKVNAVKFLSGPPEFQAMASGDIDIAYIGPGAAFLAAQGKGNIIAIDSLNTGDMVFATKKSNIKDWKDLKGKTVGVPKGTSGEMILNLGIEKGGLKPSNVNIVNMDVAGAVSAFVSGKVDAVAIWSPYTVEIEKQVGKDNIVKLGDNKTFFPEYVFPQSWVVNPKFLKEKPELVEKFLAAWAKANDYRIQNIDEAVKMTAKFTQVPEDSLKVQVDTTEWIDSKKQIDYFKDGTVGKWFENLEKLFVQGEKLTEVVPADKFVSKDPYLKVVK
- a CDS encoding sulfatase gives rise to the protein MRIIYIDIDSLRPDHMGCYGYHRNTTPNIDQIAAEGARFNDCYCASSPCVPSRASFMSGRFGVNHGALTHWGPGCEFEYPEGDGHSETVPFFTRYLRKAGYKTVSFSSFGDRHHAWWYFAGWNEMHTHSLKEGNEDANEVNDAVIPWLKAHGKEDNYFLHIQYWDPHTLYTYPKEYADQWIGEPVKAFPDEETIQEHRKASFPRSATFLHWADRFPETMPEQIRNRDDFAHLINGYDGGIYYMDKHIGQLLETLEELGIRDEVCFIISADHAESMGEHGVYMEHANASESVHHIPLIVKVPGLTQPGQVVDGFIYNVDVIASIVDMAGLPIPSGWDGQSFVPALKGEHWQGRDYLVMDHALYVCQRAVRDRKWSYIRTYHTGLFDFPEVSLFDMENDPYQTNNVASMYPDVVKEMDHRLMEWMQEHVYRAGRKVDPLQKVIETGPWKYMTVDDWVRRLHRDGWHESAEILALKYGSESLRSAYGA
- a CDS encoding ABC transporter ATP-binding protein; the protein is MARTAEVLDLAANSRPKIEIAGLSKIYQGRQGDVVALQQVNLTIQPNEFICVVGPSGCGKTTLLNIIAGLEESSSGSVKVDGVEVTGPGKERGVVFQQYALFPWKTVLKNVEFGLKLKGMNPRERREKAEKYLELVGLKDFVNAYPKELSGGMKQRVAIARAYAAEPEVLLMDEPFGALDAQTRAQLQEELLHTWESEKKTCFFITHDVEEAVILAQKVIIMSARPGRIKEIVDVDIPYPRNQETKLQERFSQIKNDIWAKVYKEYLEVKK